One Deltaproteobacteria bacterium DNA window includes the following coding sequences:
- a CDS encoding UpxY family transcription antiterminator, producing the protein MDGLAGIKTGLLGPDAPYQTCPPWYVVHTRSRHEVKVHECLCSKALESFLPLIEIRSRRRDRRKFIKIPLFPGYLFVRTVLEPDIYHEIIKTKGIVRIVGFNNHFSPVEPGKVESIQLMLASGRPINPWASITKGKPVRIIDGPLRGAEGIVVNRKDQKRRLVVTIDILKRSVAVELDEEAVEPLSKSCSPGFCHKCLGISPSIHG; encoded by the coding sequence ATGGATGGACTTGCTGGGATTAAAACCGGGTTACTCGGACCAGATGCTCCGTATCAGACTTGCCCTCCCTGGTATGTAGTTCATACCCGCAGCCGCCATGAGGTCAAGGTTCATGAATGCTTATGTTCCAAGGCCTTAGAGTCCTTCCTGCCCCTCATAGAGATCAGAAGCCGTCGCCGGGATCGACGAAAATTTATCAAAATCCCACTATTCCCCGGATATCTGTTTGTCCGCACGGTCCTCGAACCGGATATTTACCATGAGATTATCAAAACCAAGGGAATTGTACGTATTGTGGGATTTAATAACCACTTCAGCCCGGTAGAGCCCGGGAAGGTGGAATCCATACAACTGATGCTGGCCAGCGGTCGCCCCATCAATCCCTGGGCTTCTATAACCAAGGGGAAACCGGTTCGCATTATTGACGGACCCTTAAGGGGCGCCGAAGGGATAGTGGTCAACCGAAAGGACCAAAAACGCCGGCTGGTGGTCACCATCGACATTTTGAAGCGCAGCGTGGCGGTGGAACTGGACGAAGAGGCGGTGGAGCCGCTAAGCAAGAGTTGCAGCCCTGGATTCTGCCACAAATGCTTAGGAATTTCCCCCAGTATTCATGGATAA
- a CDS encoding lytic transglycosylase domain-containing protein has protein sequence MSETVIPSSCFYPTGIRDHSGHISKPEAVDRELAREIEKFLKANQMVGIFRTADGRKFDLPMTINAQVSAYIRHFCGSKKKVFSVYLARSSRYLPMMKGIFKKQGLPQDLAYLAMIESGFSPWARSVANAIGPWQFIRETAVRYGLKVNHWIDERRDPEKATVAAARYLKDLYRQFGSWYLAAAGYNAGEKRVEGAVNRHDTRNFWDLAKKRVLPPETCNYVPQFIAAALITKNPGKYGFTGISYQTPMRYSRVKLPGGTDLRWFARVLGISYETIKQLNPELQKAWVPLDCQEYLLKIPVRQQRIASRIAKICREMRK, from the coding sequence GTGTCGGAAACAGTTATCCCCTCAAGCTGTTTTTATCCCACGGGAATTAGGGATCATAGCGGGCATATTTCAAAGCCCGAGGCGGTCGATAGGGAACTGGCCCGGGAAATTGAAAAGTTTTTAAAGGCCAACCAGATGGTCGGCATATTCCGGACTGCAGATGGCCGGAAGTTTGATCTTCCGATGACCATCAATGCGCAGGTATCGGCCTATATACGGCATTTTTGCGGAAGCAAAAAGAAGGTCTTTAGCGTTTATCTGGCCCGCTCCAGCCGTTATCTCCCCATGATGAAAGGCATCTTTAAAAAACAGGGACTGCCCCAGGATCTGGCTTATCTGGCGATGATTGAGAGTGGCTTCAGCCCCTGGGCCCGATCCGTGGCCAACGCGATCGGCCCCTGGCAGTTCATCCGGGAGACGGCCGTGCGCTATGGTCTCAAAGTTAATCACTGGATAGATGAACGCCGGGATCCAGAGAAGGCTACCGTAGCGGCGGCCCGTTATTTAAAAGACCTCTATCGGCAGTTTGGTTCCTGGTATCTGGCGGCGGCGGGATATAATGCGGGGGAGAAACGGGTGGAGGGGGCAGTAAACCGTCACGATACTCGAAACTTCTGGGATTTGGCTAAGAAGAGAGTATTACCCCCCGAGACCTGCAACTATGTCCCCCAATTCATTGCCGCCGCGTTGATCACTAAAAATCCGGGAAAATATGGTTTTACCGGGATTAGCTATCAGACCCCGATGCGTTATAGTCGGGTTAAATTACCGGGGGGGACTGATTTAAGGTGGTTCGCCCGGGTTTTAGGGATCTCTTACGAAACCATCAAGCAGCTTAATCCAGAGCTTCAGAAGGCTTGGGTTCCTTTGGATTGCCAAGAATACCTTTTAAAGATTCCGGTTCGGCAGCAGCGGATAGCTTCCCGGATAGCCAAGATCTGCCGGGAAATGAGAAAATAG